Within the Enterococcus hirae ATCC 9790 genome, the region CCGTCCATGATATCGATATGGTAAGAATCAACATGTTCATTCAAAAATTCGATTTGTTCTTTGAATTTATCTAAATCCATCGTCATTAAGGATGGTGAAAAAGCTACTTTGCTCATTGAAAAAACTCCTTTATTCTATAATTTATCTACACTATAGCGACACCTTTTAACTAATTTGCTTTATCGCTTAAAAGATTTGAATGTCATCTAAACGAATGTCTTCCTCTTCTTTTTCTGGGACTGTTGTGACTTCCTCACCAACATCTTTCTTAATGATGGCTAAAACAACCGCTGTCACGATCACATTGACTAAAATGGCGATAACGCCTGCCCAAGGACGTGACATCGTTGGGATCATTAAAACGCCTCCAAAAGGAACCGTTGCATCTGCACCTAAGATCATAGTAGTCGCACCACCAGCAAAGCCCCCGATTGCAGTTGCTACAACCCCACGAACAATATCATTCATCACTAGCGGGATGACCCCTTCAACGATATTGATCACACCCATAGGAACTGCTGACTTTAAGGTTTCCACTTCAACCTTTGTATAAATGTTTTTGCGGAAAAGTTTAGCTATGAAATAAGCCAAGCCAAAACCGATTGGTGTAGCGGTATTCACAAGTTGTAAAGCTGTAATAGGACCGTTCACGCCTTCTGCTTGCATTGTTAACACAAAAGCAAAAACCGTCTTGTTGATTGGTCCACCATAGTCAACACCGCTTAGTAAACCGATCACTCCCCCAAAGATCAACAAGGAAGAGTTTCCTAATCCATCCAAGAAGTTCGTTAGCAAAGAAGTGAATGCTGCGACTGGAGCTCCAATCACATAGACCATCACTAATCCACCAATAAATGAAGCAACAAAAGGAATAATCAATGTTGGCATCAAGCCTTTTGCCCAATTTGGTACTTTGAAATATTTTAAAATTGCTAAAACAAGATAACCAGCTAGATAACCACCTAATATTCCACCAATAAACCCTGCACCGATCGCATTAGCTGTTAAACCAATAATAAAGCCAGGAGCAATACCAGGTTTTCCAGCAATGGAGTAAGAGATCCCCGTAGCAATCACGACTGGTAATAAGCCTAAACCAGCACCACCCATCGTTGCTAAGGCATCAAAAAATGAAAATTCGCCTTGCACCAAAGTTCCTTGGCTCGTTCCACCAAATGCCATCCCAATCGCAATCAGAAATCCCGCACCACACACAATGGGAATTAAATAAGAGATGGCAGTTAACAAATGCCCTTTCAGATTCAGCTTCTTTATCTTTTCCATCAGTCTTCCTCCTTATTTTTATGAAATACTTTGCTGTACTAACACTTCTTGCGCTTTTTCAATCAATTTATTGGGTGATTTCACCGCAATCTCAGTTGGTACTTGGATGATTCTTTTCCCTTCAAAGCGTTCTCGACCACTGATTTTCACGTCAACTGCTAAGATTACCAAATCTGCTTCCTTGATTTGTTCGGGCGTTAATTCATTTTCGATCCCGATGGTTCCTTGAGTTTCTACGTGCATCTCATGTCCTGCTTTTTTTGCCGCATTTTCTAGTTTCTCTTGGGCAATATAGGTGTGGGCAATCCCCACGGTACAAGCTGCTACTCCAACGATTTTCATCTTTTTATCCTCCTTTGATTTTTAGCTGAATGCTGCGACCACTTCATCTGCATCTTTTGCTTGGATCAATTGCTCGATTACTTCATCATTCCCTAGTTTCCTAGCAAATAGCGAAAGTAACTTCAAGTGTTCTTGTGCCCCTTCATTATCATCCCCCACTGCAAATAAAATAATTCCTTTGACTCCCTTACCATCTAATGATTCCCAAGGGATCTCATTTTCTGTAACACCGATTGCCACACCAATTCTATCTACATAAGGACTTTTCCCATGAGGAATGGCAATATAATTGCCGATCCCAGTTTGTCCTTCTTCTTCTCGCGCATAGATATCTGCCATGAAGCCATCTACATCTGTAATATAATGATTTTGCAATAACACCGTTGCCAATTCTTTGAGTACTTCATCTTTCGTTTCCCCCACTAAATTGGTCTTAATATTATTTGGATCAATGATTTTTGCTACTTCTACCATCAAATTTCACTCCTATTCTTTACTGTTTTACGACTTCCATGGCTTTCTCAATCAACTTATTTGGTGATTTGATCGCAATTTCAGTCGGTACTTGGATGATCCGCTTTCCTTCAAACCGTTCTCGACCACTGATTTTTACATCCACTGCTAAGATCACCAAATCTGCTTCTTTGATTTGTGCAGGCGTTAGTTCATTCTCGATCCCGATGGTTCCTTGGGTTTCTACGTGTATCTCATGCCCTGCTTTTTTAGCTGCATTTTCTAATTTTTCTTGAGCAATGTAGGTGTGGGCAATCCCCACGGTACAAGCTGCTACTCCAATGATTTTCATTTGTCATTTCTCCTTTCGTTTCCATCGATTGTTTCCAGTCTTTTTCCTTCTTTTAAAGTTTTGATTACTTGTTCATCTGCTAGTAGGCGCATGAAGTTTGCTATTTGACGCTTGGTTTCGATTTTTTCTTGCGGTGCCAGAAATACCGCAAGAATCAACTCGACTTGTTGGATTGCTGGGTTCCAGTTCGCAATTCTTTGTTCTAATGGCAAAATAATGACTTTTGTTGCTTTGACTAATTGATTTTCAATATGAGGTAGAAGTACCCCTTCATCAATTTGAATATCTCCAGTTTCCTCGCGTTCCAACAACGCTTGTACGATTTGTTCTTTTTTTATTCCCATTTCTGAATCGACTTGCTGTGCTAGCCATTCATAGACTTCATTTCGTGAATGGAATACTGTGGGAGGAACATATTCGAGCCAATCATCTTTCATTGTATATTTCCTCAATCTTTCGTTGGATTCTTAACTGATCATCTGCTGTTAACATGCCGCTAACAAGTAATGTACGTGCAGGCAGCGGATCTTTGATTCCAATGGTGGTTAAAATCAATTCAATTCCGGGATTTTTTTCTAATGCTGATTGGTAATTCTTGGTGGCAATCACATCAACGACCGCCAGTTCAGGAAACTTCTTATTGATTTTTGCTCTTAATAATTCTGAAGTACCGATCCCTGTAGTACACATGATCAGTGTTTGAATCGGTAGTTGCTGTGTTTCCAACATCCGTGCAAAATATAATGTGATAAAACCGATTTCATCTTGATTGATCAAAGGCAGCTGATACTTTTTGCTAACATCTTTAGAAACAACTGATACATTTTTATAAATCTCTTCATAGGTCAATTGAATTTGTTCTAACAATCCGTTTTTGACATGGATATGATTTTTTAACCGATTGAGCATTGGTTTGATGTGATTTGCTAGATCAACAAAAATCGCTTCATTCGCCACCTTCAGATTGATTTTATCGCCCACCTCTTTCAGGTAATAAGAGGTAATTTCTGATACTTTATCTGGAAAAACCTGTTTCTTTTGCGTTGTTTTTTCCATCCGTGAGGATACCAGATATTGATACAAATAATAGACTTCGTTCATCGGTAAGCGAGTAACGAGATAACGTTCCACGTTTTGGATCACGATCATCGCCATCTCATAAATTGGACTTTCGTGGTCTAACGATTGAAGTTGCTCGGTAGATAACTCGATTTCTTTGATTTGGTAATTCGTCTTTCTGGAACGGCTGATCATGATGTACAGATGTGAAAAAATATTGACGTTATAAGGATAAGGGATTCCACCGCCTAATGTTTTTTCAATCAATTTCAATTGTTCTGATACAAACAACACATCGTAACGATTAAAATTCAACTCTTTTGTTCGATTGATTTCATCAATATCAAGAATATTCATCCGCCAGATGACTTCGGCGATCCCTCGCCGAATATTTGTTTCTGATCCTTGGATCGCAAGCGTGCGATTTTTACGGATCAGTTCAAGATCAAACTTTTTTATTTTCTTAGCTATCTGCTTTTCATCATTGGCAATAGCAGAATCACCAACATAATAATCTCTGAACAGCTCAGTGATTTTAAGTGCTTTAGGTGAAACCATCAGTAATTCTTCCATTACTCGATCTTGACGTTCAGCAGGCGATAGCTCTACAGAGGGTTTATTCAGTTCATTGGTTTGTTCGATAAACTTCCCATAATCTAATTTGTACCCCCGACCTTTTTCGGCTAGGATCAAGTGACCGTTAGGAAATTCAAGATTGATTTTCTTTATCAAACGGTAAATTGTTTTGGTCGAAGTTTCTAATAGAATGGCTAGTTCTTCTGAAGTCATATAATCTTTTTGTTTTGATAACAAAAGGATCAACTTATTTTCTCGATTCATCTGACTAGTCATGTTTCATCCCCCCTGTGTATCTTTATCATAAGACACATTATTTATTTTGTTTCACTGGACTTTGTCCATTGCAACAGACAATTTTGTATGCGTTTTCTTTAACTTCGTTATCCGTTACTTACTTTTTACGAAAGCGTAAGAAAGATTTTGTTTATTATAGTCTTTTTTAACTTATTATGGGAAAAAATTACTCATTTTCAAACAATCCCAGGATCCCATAAGAATTTTAACAAAAAAAGAGGAGGTTGAGACAAAAGTGTTTAGCATCAAGAAATAAGAAGGAATTTCCGAAAATTGCTTCTCAAATTTT harbors:
- a CDS encoding PTS fructose transporter subunit IIC, whose product is MEKIKKLNLKGHLLTAISYLIPIVCGAGFLIAIGMAFGGTSQGTLVQGEFSFFDALATMGGAGLGLLPVVIATGISYSIAGKPGIAPGFIIGLTANAIGAGFIGGILGGYLAGYLVLAILKYFKVPNWAKGLMPTLIIPFVASFIGGLVMVYVIGAPVAAFTSLLTNFLDGLGNSSLLIFGGVIGLLSGVDYGGPINKTVFAFVLTMQAEGVNGPITALQLVNTATPIGFGLAYFIAKLFRKNIYTKVEVETLKSAVPMGVINIVEGVIPLVMNDIVRGVVATAIGGFAGGATTMILGADATVPFGGVLMIPTMSRPWAGVIAILVNVIVTAVVLAIIKKDVGEEVTTVPEKEEEDIRLDDIQIF
- a CDS encoding PTS fructose transporter subunit IIB, giving the protein MKIVGVAACTVGIAHTYIAQEKLENAAKKAGHEMHVETQGTIGIENELTPEQIKEADLVILAVDVKISGRERFEGKRIIQVPTEIAVKSPNKLIEKAQEVLVQQSIS
- a CDS encoding PTS sugar transporter subunit IIA, which codes for MVEVAKIIDPNNIKTNLVGETKDEVLKELATVLLQNHYITDVDGFMADIYAREEEGQTGIGNYIAIPHGKSPYVDRIGVAIGVTENEIPWESLDGKGVKGIILFAVGDDNEGAQEHLKLLSLFARKLGNDEVIEQLIQAKDADEVVAAFS
- a CDS encoding PTS fructose transporter subunit IIB; this translates as MKIIGVAACTVGIAHTYIAQEKLENAAKKAGHEIHVETQGTIGIENELTPAQIKEADLVILAVDVKISGRERFEGKRIIQVPTEIAIKSPNKLIEKAMEVVKQ
- a CDS encoding PTS sugar transporter subunit IIA; translated protein: MKDDWLEYVPPTVFHSRNEVYEWLAQQVDSEMGIKKEQIVQALLEREETGDIQIDEGVLLPHIENQLVKATKVIILPLEQRIANWNPAIQQVELILAVFLAPQEKIETKRQIANFMRLLADEQVIKTLKEGKRLETIDGNERRNDK
- a CDS encoding BglG family transcription antiterminator, with translation MTSQMNRENKLILLLSKQKDYMTSEELAILLETSTKTIYRLIKKINLEFPNGHLILAEKGRGYKLDYGKFIEQTNELNKPSVELSPAERQDRVMEELLMVSPKALKITELFRDYYVGDSAIANDEKQIAKKIKKFDLELIRKNRTLAIQGSETNIRRGIAEVIWRMNILDIDEINRTKELNFNRYDVLFVSEQLKLIEKTLGGGIPYPYNVNIFSHLYIMISRSRKTNYQIKEIELSTEQLQSLDHESPIYEMAMIVIQNVERYLVTRLPMNEVYYLYQYLVSSRMEKTTQKKQVFPDKVSEITSYYLKEVGDKINLKVANEAIFVDLANHIKPMLNRLKNHIHVKNGLLEQIQLTYEEIYKNVSVVSKDVSKKYQLPLINQDEIGFITLYFARMLETQQLPIQTLIMCTTGIGTSELLRAKINKKFPELAVVDVIATKNYQSALEKNPGIELILTTIGIKDPLPARTLLVSGMLTADDQLRIQRKIEEIYNER